The following coding sequences lie in one Maylandia zebra isolate NMK-2024a linkage group LG14, Mzebra_GT3a, whole genome shotgun sequence genomic window:
- the LOC112429985 gene encoding uncharacterized protein LOC112429985 isoform X4 produces the protein MRILSSCRDVTFTRDKLFSPALLTIRTVRKIKIIYLNKVNSNLRHCEWRLWNELENCCHGMDKFDDAILSVLQAANIDEETLRSFTRDDLKDLFPGHENFFRRKKIWDFISQKFKSTDQDANTFHRSESNPFGFDVSQCQPQTSTPISYTADKKMKMPDPPEYVVYTDSELDMVRSQYFALLHSGKEKDCRMSKELCCRLVRNTVTSMVAILRASPMGKEVTYPSKLEMRAMSQKIVDYYPMLRDADTHMPYLTIYTKLYKRLQNMKSPRKRQGSMPQRGRPRKTLFSSDDTDNGTEGDLSGEASGSSDYTILLESNDDLSEDNSNAEKESQLPLPSTVPTTSNNTTLALPLLFKSASCSAPRSDIGPSTAPPDDVVADHDSLKMQARHYKTLSNMYRKPNAKPNQSDVAQILDLEFEARRAFIDADVTREEDRPRKIFEAYPCFKDIRNAMDELRRIIGGSNCKYIDQMKGRWAEFCSKVQFYGIWKKVLKPPLPLDVRGAAGKCQ, from the exons ATGCGCATTCTCAGTTCCTGTCGTGACGTTACTTTCACGCGGGACAAACTCTTTTCCCCTGCTTTGTTAACCATCAGGACCGTTAGGAAGATCAAAATTATTTATCTAAACAAAGTGAACAGTAATTTAAG GCACTGTGAGTGGAGGCTTTGGAACGAACTAGAGAACTGCTGTCACGGCATGGACAAGTTTGACGATGCCATACTGTCTGTGTTGCAGG CTGCGAATATTGATGAGGAAACTTTGAGAAGCTTTACCCGGGATGACCTAAAGGATCTTTTTCCGGGCCATGAAAATTTCTTCCGTAGAAAGAAGATTTGGGATTTTATCAGCCAAAAG TTTAAGAGTACTGACCAAGATGCCAACACTTTCCATCGAAGCGAGAGTAACCCCTTCGGCTTTGATGTGTCACAATGTCAGCCTCAAACTTCCACTCCCATTTCCTACACTGctgacaaaaaaatgaaaatgccaGACCCACCAGAGTATGTGGTGTATACAGATTCAGAGTTGGACATGGTGCGCAGTCAGTACTTTGCATTGCTccacagtggaaaggaaaaggaCTGCAGGATGTCGAAGGAGCTCTGTTGCAGACTTGTAAGGAACACAGTCACCAGCATGGTTGCAATCCTCCGTGCTAGTCCCATGGGGAAAGAAGTAACATACCCCTCCAAACTCGAAATGAGAGCAATGTCACAGAAGATTGTCGACTATTACCCCATGTTACGTGATGCTGACACACACATGCCATAC CTGACCATCTACACCAAACTGTACAAACGACTCCAAAATATGAAGTCTCCAAGGAAGAGGCAGGGCTCCATGCCACAACGAGGCAGGCCCAGGAAGACTCTTTTCAGCTCAGATGACACAGACAATGGGACTGAAGGTGACCTAAGTGGTGAAGCAAGTGGTTCAAGTGACTATACCATACTTCTTGAGAGCAATGATGACCTCAGCGAGGATAACTCAAATGCAG AGAAAGAATCCCAATTGCCGCTACCCTCCACTGTACCAACTACGTCAAACAATACTACGCTGGCTTTACCACTATTATTCAAGTCAGCCTCATGCTCTGCACCCAGGTCTGATATAGGTCCTTCAACTGCACCTCCAGATGATGTTGTTG CAGACCATGACAGCCTGAAGATGCAGGCAAGACATTACAAAACCTTGAGCAACATGTACAGGAAACCCAATGCAAAACCCAACCAAAGTGACGTCGCTCAAATTTTGGACCTGGAGTTTGAGGCCAGACGAGCTTTTATTGACGCAGATGTTACAAGGGAAGAAGACAGACCTAGAAAAATATTTGAAGCATACCCGTGCTTCAAAGACATACGAAAT GCGATGGATGAACTGCGTCGCATCATTGGTGGCTCCAACTGCAAATACATAGATCAAATGAAGGGTCGATGGGCAGAGTTTTGTTCGAAGGTGCAGTTCTATGGCATTTGGAAGAAGGTCCTGAAACCTCCTCTCCCCTTGGATGTACGTGGAG CGGCTGGGAAGTGCCAGTGA
- the LOC112429985 gene encoding uncharacterized protein LOC112429985 isoform X2 → MRILSSCRDVTFTRDKLFSPALLTIRTVRKIKIIYLNKVNSNLRHCEWRLWNELENCCHGMDKFDDAILSVLQAANIDEETLRSFTRDDLKDLFPGHENFFRRKKIWDFISQKFKSTDQDANTFHRSESNPFGFDVSQCQPQTSTPISYTADKKMKMPDPPEYVVYTDSELDMVRSQYFALLHSGKEKDCRMSKELCCRLVRNTVTSMVAILRASPMGKEVTYPSKLEMRAMSQKIVDYYPMLRDADTHMPYLTIYTKLYKRLQNMKSPRKRQGSMPQRGRPRKTLFSSDDTDNGTEGDLSGEASGSSDYTILLESNDDLSEDNSNAEKESQLPLPSTVPTTSNNTTLALPLLFKSASCSAPRSDIGPSTAPPDDVVDHDSLKMQARHYKTLSNMYRKPNAKPNQSDVAQILDLEFEARRAFIDADVTREEDRPRKIFEAYPCFKDIRNAMDELRRIIGGSNCKYIDQMKGRWAEFCSKVQFYGIWKKVLKPPLPLDVRGVDFTVTLFNALPSLFPSKTTPPKRLGSASEALLHILKPGEDAMLYLEKRPLSSPVLLFDGTTSIVAVGNIAVTTLSLEDFWEGMLVLMAYYYTLHLTYPKCVATVLSVIQTEVITDAIHDQDATSAYKKAIAEWKSFFEK, encoded by the exons ATGCGCATTCTCAGTTCCTGTCGTGACGTTACTTTCACGCGGGACAAACTCTTTTCCCCTGCTTTGTTAACCATCAGGACCGTTAGGAAGATCAAAATTATTTATCTAAACAAAGTGAACAGTAATTTAAG GCACTGTGAGTGGAGGCTTTGGAACGAACTAGAGAACTGCTGTCACGGCATGGACAAGTTTGACGATGCCATACTGTCTGTGTTGCAGG CTGCGAATATTGATGAGGAAACTTTGAGAAGCTTTACCCGGGATGACCTAAAGGATCTTTTTCCGGGCCATGAAAATTTCTTCCGTAGAAAGAAGATTTGGGATTTTATCAGCCAAAAG TTTAAGAGTACTGACCAAGATGCCAACACTTTCCATCGAAGCGAGAGTAACCCCTTCGGCTTTGATGTGTCACAATGTCAGCCTCAAACTTCCACTCCCATTTCCTACACTGctgacaaaaaaatgaaaatgccaGACCCACCAGAGTATGTGGTGTATACAGATTCAGAGTTGGACATGGTGCGCAGTCAGTACTTTGCATTGCTccacagtggaaaggaaaaggaCTGCAGGATGTCGAAGGAGCTCTGTTGCAGACTTGTAAGGAACACAGTCACCAGCATGGTTGCAATCCTCCGTGCTAGTCCCATGGGGAAAGAAGTAACATACCCCTCCAAACTCGAAATGAGAGCAATGTCACAGAAGATTGTCGACTATTACCCCATGTTACGTGATGCTGACACACACATGCCATAC CTGACCATCTACACCAAACTGTACAAACGACTCCAAAATATGAAGTCTCCAAGGAAGAGGCAGGGCTCCATGCCACAACGAGGCAGGCCCAGGAAGACTCTTTTCAGCTCAGATGACACAGACAATGGGACTGAAGGTGACCTAAGTGGTGAAGCAAGTGGTTCAAGTGACTATACCATACTTCTTGAGAGCAATGATGACCTCAGCGAGGATAACTCAAATGCAG AGAAAGAATCCCAATTGCCGCTACCCTCCACTGTACCAACTACGTCAAACAATACTACGCTGGCTTTACCACTATTATTCAAGTCAGCCTCATGCTCTGCACCCAGGTCTGATATAGGTCCTTCAACTGCACCTCCAGATGATGTTGTTG ACCATGACAGCCTGAAGATGCAGGCAAGACATTACAAAACCTTGAGCAACATGTACAGGAAACCCAATGCAAAACCCAACCAAAGTGACGTCGCTCAAATTTTGGACCTGGAGTTTGAGGCCAGACGAGCTTTTATTGACGCAGATGTTACAAGGGAAGAAGACAGACCTAGAAAAATATTTGAAGCATACCCGTGCTTCAAAGACATACGAAAT GCGATGGATGAACTGCGTCGCATCATTGGTGGCTCCAACTGCAAATACATAGATCAAATGAAGGGTCGATGGGCAGAGTTTTGTTCGAAGGTGCAGTTCTATGGCATTTGGAAGAAGGTCCTGAAACCTCCTCTCCCCTTGGATGTACGTGGAG TGGATTTTACTGTCACTCTCTTCAATGCACTTCCATCTCTTTTTCCTTCAAAAACTACACCACCAAAGCGGCTGGGAAGTGCCAGTGAGGCTCTCCTTCATATCCTCAAG CCGGGTGAAGATGCAATGCTATACCTGGAGAAGCGGCCTCTCTCCTCCCCAGTGCTGCTTTTTGATGGAACAACCAGCATTGTTGCTGTAGGAAACATAGCAGTGACCACTCTCTCCTTGGAGGATTTCTGGGAAGGAATGTTGGTGTTGATGGCATATTACTACACCTTGCACTTAACATACCCAAAATGTGTTGCAACGGTCCTCTCTGTCATACAAACTGAGGTAATAACTGATGCCATCCATGATCAAGATGCCACTAGTGCATATAAGAAAGCAATAGCTGAGTGGAAGTCGTTCTTTGAAAAATAG
- the LOC112429985 gene encoding uncharacterized protein LOC112429985 isoform X1, with product MRILSSCRDVTFTRDKLFSPALLTIRTVRKIKIIYLNKVNSNLRHCEWRLWNELENCCHGMDKFDDAILSVLQAANIDEETLRSFTRDDLKDLFPGHENFFRRKKIWDFISQKFKSTDQDANTFHRSESNPFGFDVSQCQPQTSTPISYTADKKMKMPDPPEYVVYTDSELDMVRSQYFALLHSGKEKDCRMSKELCCRLVRNTVTSMVAILRASPMGKEVTYPSKLEMRAMSQKIVDYYPMLRDADTHMPYLTIYTKLYKRLQNMKSPRKRQGSMPQRGRPRKTLFSSDDTDNGTEGDLSGEASGSSDYTILLESNDDLSEDNSNAEKESQLPLPSTVPTTSNNTTLALPLLFKSASCSAPRSDIGPSTAPPDDVVADHDSLKMQARHYKTLSNMYRKPNAKPNQSDVAQILDLEFEARRAFIDADVTREEDRPRKIFEAYPCFKDIRNAMDELRRIIGGSNCKYIDQMKGRWAEFCSKVQFYGIWKKVLKPPLPLDVRGVDFTVTLFNALPSLFPSKTTPPKRLGSASEALLHILKPGEDAMLYLEKRPLSSPVLLFDGTTSIVAVGNIAVTTLSLEDFWEGMLVLMAYYYTLHLTYPKCVATVLSVIQTEVITDAIHDQDATSAYKKAIAEWKSFFEK from the exons ATGCGCATTCTCAGTTCCTGTCGTGACGTTACTTTCACGCGGGACAAACTCTTTTCCCCTGCTTTGTTAACCATCAGGACCGTTAGGAAGATCAAAATTATTTATCTAAACAAAGTGAACAGTAATTTAAG GCACTGTGAGTGGAGGCTTTGGAACGAACTAGAGAACTGCTGTCACGGCATGGACAAGTTTGACGATGCCATACTGTCTGTGTTGCAGG CTGCGAATATTGATGAGGAAACTTTGAGAAGCTTTACCCGGGATGACCTAAAGGATCTTTTTCCGGGCCATGAAAATTTCTTCCGTAGAAAGAAGATTTGGGATTTTATCAGCCAAAAG TTTAAGAGTACTGACCAAGATGCCAACACTTTCCATCGAAGCGAGAGTAACCCCTTCGGCTTTGATGTGTCACAATGTCAGCCTCAAACTTCCACTCCCATTTCCTACACTGctgacaaaaaaatgaaaatgccaGACCCACCAGAGTATGTGGTGTATACAGATTCAGAGTTGGACATGGTGCGCAGTCAGTACTTTGCATTGCTccacagtggaaaggaaaaggaCTGCAGGATGTCGAAGGAGCTCTGTTGCAGACTTGTAAGGAACACAGTCACCAGCATGGTTGCAATCCTCCGTGCTAGTCCCATGGGGAAAGAAGTAACATACCCCTCCAAACTCGAAATGAGAGCAATGTCACAGAAGATTGTCGACTATTACCCCATGTTACGTGATGCTGACACACACATGCCATAC CTGACCATCTACACCAAACTGTACAAACGACTCCAAAATATGAAGTCTCCAAGGAAGAGGCAGGGCTCCATGCCACAACGAGGCAGGCCCAGGAAGACTCTTTTCAGCTCAGATGACACAGACAATGGGACTGAAGGTGACCTAAGTGGTGAAGCAAGTGGTTCAAGTGACTATACCATACTTCTTGAGAGCAATGATGACCTCAGCGAGGATAACTCAAATGCAG AGAAAGAATCCCAATTGCCGCTACCCTCCACTGTACCAACTACGTCAAACAATACTACGCTGGCTTTACCACTATTATTCAAGTCAGCCTCATGCTCTGCACCCAGGTCTGATATAGGTCCTTCAACTGCACCTCCAGATGATGTTGTTG CAGACCATGACAGCCTGAAGATGCAGGCAAGACATTACAAAACCTTGAGCAACATGTACAGGAAACCCAATGCAAAACCCAACCAAAGTGACGTCGCTCAAATTTTGGACCTGGAGTTTGAGGCCAGACGAGCTTTTATTGACGCAGATGTTACAAGGGAAGAAGACAGACCTAGAAAAATATTTGAAGCATACCCGTGCTTCAAAGACATACGAAAT GCGATGGATGAACTGCGTCGCATCATTGGTGGCTCCAACTGCAAATACATAGATCAAATGAAGGGTCGATGGGCAGAGTTTTGTTCGAAGGTGCAGTTCTATGGCATTTGGAAGAAGGTCCTGAAACCTCCTCTCCCCTTGGATGTACGTGGAG TGGATTTTACTGTCACTCTCTTCAATGCACTTCCATCTCTTTTTCCTTCAAAAACTACACCACCAAAGCGGCTGGGAAGTGCCAGTGAGGCTCTCCTTCATATCCTCAAG CCGGGTGAAGATGCAATGCTATACCTGGAGAAGCGGCCTCTCTCCTCCCCAGTGCTGCTTTTTGATGGAACAACCAGCATTGTTGCTGTAGGAAACATAGCAGTGACCACTCTCTCCTTGGAGGATTTCTGGGAAGGAATGTTGGTGTTGATGGCATATTACTACACCTTGCACTTAACATACCCAAAATGTGTTGCAACGGTCCTCTCTGTCATACAAACTGAGGTAATAACTGATGCCATCCATGATCAAGATGCCACTAGTGCATATAAGAAAGCAATAGCTGAGTGGAAGTCGTTCTTTGAAAAATAG
- the LOC112429985 gene encoding uncharacterized protein LOC112429985 isoform X3, producing the protein MDKFDDAILSVLQAANIDEETLRSFTRDDLKDLFPGHENFFRRKKIWDFISQKFKSTDQDANTFHRSESNPFGFDVSQCQPQTSTPISYTADKKMKMPDPPEYVVYTDSELDMVRSQYFALLHSGKEKDCRMSKELCCRLVRNTVTSMVAILRASPMGKEVTYPSKLEMRAMSQKIVDYYPMLRDADTHMPYLTIYTKLYKRLQNMKSPRKRQGSMPQRGRPRKTLFSSDDTDNGTEGDLSGEASGSSDYTILLESNDDLSEDNSNAEKESQLPLPSTVPTTSNNTTLALPLLFKSASCSAPRSDIGPSTAPPDDVVADHDSLKMQARHYKTLSNMYRKPNAKPNQSDVAQILDLEFEARRAFIDADVTREEDRPRKIFEAYPCFKDIRNAMDELRRIIGGSNCKYIDQMKGRWAEFCSKVQFYGIWKKVLKPPLPLDVRGVDFTVTLFNALPSLFPSKTTPPKRLGSASEALLHILKPGEDAMLYLEKRPLSSPVLLFDGTTSIVAVGNIAVTTLSLEDFWEGMLVLMAYYYTLHLTYPKCVATVLSVIQTEVITDAIHDQDATSAYKKAIAEWKSFFEK; encoded by the exons ATGGACAAGTTTGACGATGCCATACTGTCTGTGTTGCAGG CTGCGAATATTGATGAGGAAACTTTGAGAAGCTTTACCCGGGATGACCTAAAGGATCTTTTTCCGGGCCATGAAAATTTCTTCCGTAGAAAGAAGATTTGGGATTTTATCAGCCAAAAG TTTAAGAGTACTGACCAAGATGCCAACACTTTCCATCGAAGCGAGAGTAACCCCTTCGGCTTTGATGTGTCACAATGTCAGCCTCAAACTTCCACTCCCATTTCCTACACTGctgacaaaaaaatgaaaatgccaGACCCACCAGAGTATGTGGTGTATACAGATTCAGAGTTGGACATGGTGCGCAGTCAGTACTTTGCATTGCTccacagtggaaaggaaaaggaCTGCAGGATGTCGAAGGAGCTCTGTTGCAGACTTGTAAGGAACACAGTCACCAGCATGGTTGCAATCCTCCGTGCTAGTCCCATGGGGAAAGAAGTAACATACCCCTCCAAACTCGAAATGAGAGCAATGTCACAGAAGATTGTCGACTATTACCCCATGTTACGTGATGCTGACACACACATGCCATAC CTGACCATCTACACCAAACTGTACAAACGACTCCAAAATATGAAGTCTCCAAGGAAGAGGCAGGGCTCCATGCCACAACGAGGCAGGCCCAGGAAGACTCTTTTCAGCTCAGATGACACAGACAATGGGACTGAAGGTGACCTAAGTGGTGAAGCAAGTGGTTCAAGTGACTATACCATACTTCTTGAGAGCAATGATGACCTCAGCGAGGATAACTCAAATGCAG AGAAAGAATCCCAATTGCCGCTACCCTCCACTGTACCAACTACGTCAAACAATACTACGCTGGCTTTACCACTATTATTCAAGTCAGCCTCATGCTCTGCACCCAGGTCTGATATAGGTCCTTCAACTGCACCTCCAGATGATGTTGTTG CAGACCATGACAGCCTGAAGATGCAGGCAAGACATTACAAAACCTTGAGCAACATGTACAGGAAACCCAATGCAAAACCCAACCAAAGTGACGTCGCTCAAATTTTGGACCTGGAGTTTGAGGCCAGACGAGCTTTTATTGACGCAGATGTTACAAGGGAAGAAGACAGACCTAGAAAAATATTTGAAGCATACCCGTGCTTCAAAGACATACGAAAT GCGATGGATGAACTGCGTCGCATCATTGGTGGCTCCAACTGCAAATACATAGATCAAATGAAGGGTCGATGGGCAGAGTTTTGTTCGAAGGTGCAGTTCTATGGCATTTGGAAGAAGGTCCTGAAACCTCCTCTCCCCTTGGATGTACGTGGAG TGGATTTTACTGTCACTCTCTTCAATGCACTTCCATCTCTTTTTCCTTCAAAAACTACACCACCAAAGCGGCTGGGAAGTGCCAGTGAGGCTCTCCTTCATATCCTCAAG CCGGGTGAAGATGCAATGCTATACCTGGAGAAGCGGCCTCTCTCCTCCCCAGTGCTGCTTTTTGATGGAACAACCAGCATTGTTGCTGTAGGAAACATAGCAGTGACCACTCTCTCCTTGGAGGATTTCTGGGAAGGAATGTTGGTGTTGATGGCATATTACTACACCTTGCACTTAACATACCCAAAATGTGTTGCAACGGTCCTCTCTGTCATACAAACTGAGGTAATAACTGATGCCATCCATGATCAAGATGCCACTAGTGCATATAAGAAAGCAATAGCTGAGTGGAAGTCGTTCTTTGAAAAATAG